In Nocardioides sp. InS609-2, a single genomic region encodes these proteins:
- the argS gene encoding arginine--tRNA ligase: MTPEELSSVIVSALEALVAEGAVVLPDGAPSEVTVERPRQKGHGDYATNVALQLAKKAGTNPRAFAELVSAKLTAADGIAGVEIAGPGFLNIFVEAGAQGQVAADIVAAGAAYGSGKVHAGEKIDVEFISANPTGPLHLGHTRWAVVGDALARVLEAAGAAVTREFYINDRGNQMNLFGASLEAAALGQPTPENGYHGAYIADLAAEAVAADPGLLGLDGEERTAAFREAGYALQLKQQQEQLDAFQTHFDVWFSERTLHSSDDVAAQLEKLRAQGHLFDADGALWMRTSDFDDDKDRVLIRSNGELTYFASDTAYYVNKRQRGFDRCIYLLGADHHGYVNRLRAMAACAGDDPDRNIEVLIGQLVKIMQNGEELKLSKRAGTLVTLEELIELIGIDALRYTLARYPADSPLTLDAAEMTRQSSDNPVYYVQYAHARVASILRNAVDLELAPAKGEDFDPSLLAHEKEGELLRALAEFPRVVAAAAELREPHRVARYLEDTAATYHRFYDACRVLPMGDEEVSDLHRARLTLVAATRVVLANGLALLGVSAPERM; this comes from the coding sequence GTGACTCCCGAGGAACTCTCTTCCGTGATCGTCTCCGCGCTCGAGGCCCTGGTGGCCGAGGGCGCCGTGGTGCTGCCCGACGGCGCCCCGAGCGAGGTCACGGTCGAGCGACCCCGCCAGAAGGGTCACGGCGACTACGCCACCAACGTCGCGCTCCAGCTCGCGAAGAAGGCCGGCACCAACCCGCGGGCCTTCGCCGAGCTGGTCAGCGCCAAGCTGACCGCTGCTGACGGCATCGCAGGAGTCGAGATCGCCGGGCCGGGGTTCCTGAACATCTTCGTGGAGGCCGGGGCGCAGGGGCAGGTCGCGGCCGACATCGTCGCTGCCGGGGCGGCGTACGGAAGCGGGAAGGTGCACGCCGGCGAGAAGATCGACGTCGAGTTCATCTCTGCCAACCCGACCGGTCCGCTGCACCTCGGCCACACGCGCTGGGCAGTCGTGGGCGACGCACTGGCACGCGTGCTGGAGGCCGCAGGTGCAGCCGTGACCCGCGAGTTCTACATCAACGACCGTGGCAACCAGATGAACCTGTTCGGTGCTTCGCTCGAGGCGGCGGCGCTGGGGCAGCCCACGCCCGAGAACGGTTACCACGGGGCCTACATCGCCGACCTGGCTGCCGAGGCGGTGGCGGCCGACCCTGGCCTGCTCGGGCTCGACGGCGAGGAGCGGACCGCCGCCTTCCGCGAGGCCGGATATGCCCTGCAGCTCAAGCAGCAGCAGGAGCAGCTCGACGCCTTCCAGACGCACTTCGACGTGTGGTTCTCGGAGCGCACCCTGCACAGCTCGGACGACGTCGCGGCTCAGCTCGAGAAGCTGCGCGCCCAGGGTCACCTGTTCGACGCCGACGGCGCCTTGTGGATGCGGACGTCGGACTTCGACGACGACAAGGACCGGGTGCTCATTCGGTCCAACGGAGAGCTGACCTACTTCGCCAGCGACACCGCCTACTACGTCAACAAGCGGCAGCGTGGCTTCGACCGGTGCATCTACCTGCTCGGTGCCGACCACCACGGCTACGTCAACCGGTTGCGGGCGATGGCGGCCTGCGCGGGCGACGACCCCGACCGCAACATCGAGGTGCTGATCGGCCAGCTGGTCAAGATCATGCAGAACGGCGAGGAGCTGAAGCTCTCCAAGCGCGCCGGCACCCTCGTCACTCTCGAGGAGCTGATCGAGCTGATCGGGATCGATGCCCTGCGCTACACGCTGGCTCGTTACCCGGCTGACTCCCCGCTCACGCTGGACGCGGCTGAGATGACACGCCAGAGCAGTGACAATCCCGTCTACTACGTCCAGTACGCCCATGCCCGGGTGGCCTCGATCCTGCGCAACGCTGTCGACCTCGAGCTGGCTCCGGCCAAGGGCGAGGACTTCGACCCGAGCCTGCTCGCGCACGAGAAGGAGGGCGAGCTCCTGCGCGCTCTCGCCGAGTTCCCCCGGGTCGTGGCCGCGGCCGCGGAGCTCCGCGAGCCGCACCGGGTGGCCCGCTACCTCGAGGACACCGCCGCGACGTACCACCGCTTCTACGACGCCTGCCGGGTGCTGCCCATGGGCGACGAAGAGGTCAGCGACCTGCACCGCGCCCGCCTCACCCTGGTGGCGGCGACCCGCGTCGTACTCGCCAACGGCCTTGCTCTCCTCGGCGTCTCCGCACCGGAGCGCATGTGA
- the lysA gene encoding diaminopimelate decarboxylase: MTHEAGWAHAPGALRGPSWLQPPGDANALVPQLWSSTARKVHGDLVVGGIAVADLVANHNTPAYVLDETDFRRRARAFREAFAADAGWDVYYAGKAFLCTTVARWIAEEGLSLDVCSSGELTVALRAGFDPARIGYHGNNKTLPELRRAVAAGVGRIIVDSFAEIERLSSAASDIGSTARVMVRVTAGVEAHTHEYIATAHEDQKFGFSITSGDALDAVRRVHEADGLELLGLHSHIGSQIFDSSGFEVAARRVLALHARVSDELGVTMPEMDLGGGFGIAYTTQDDPSEPAQLAIEMSKIVEHECRSLGVAEPRLSIEPGRAIVGPSMCTVYTVGTVKAVTLDGGAVRTYVSVDGGMSDNIRTALYDADYSCTLANRASEAPPVLSRVVGKHCEAGDIIVKDEFLPADLAPGDLVAVPGTGAYCRSMASNYNHALRPPVIAVRDGVATVVLRRETEDDLLATDVGA; encoded by the coding sequence GTGACTCACGAAGCCGGCTGGGCGCACGCGCCCGGCGCTCTCCGCGGCCCGTCCTGGCTGCAGCCTCCCGGCGACGCCAACGCTCTGGTGCCACAGCTGTGGTCGTCGACGGCACGCAAGGTCCACGGTGACCTGGTGGTCGGCGGCATCGCGGTCGCCGACCTCGTGGCCAACCACAACACCCCGGCGTACGTCCTCGACGAGACCGACTTCCGGCGCCGGGCCCGGGCGTTCCGCGAGGCGTTCGCCGCCGACGCCGGTTGGGACGTCTACTACGCAGGCAAGGCCTTCCTCTGTACGACGGTCGCCCGCTGGATCGCCGAGGAGGGGCTCTCCCTCGACGTCTGCTCCAGCGGGGAGCTGACGGTCGCCCTGCGAGCGGGCTTCGACCCGGCGCGCATCGGCTACCACGGCAACAACAAGACGCTGCCGGAGTTGCGGCGCGCGGTCGCGGCCGGCGTCGGCCGCATCATCGTCGACTCCTTCGCCGAGATCGAGCGACTGTCCTCGGCTGCCAGCGACATCGGCTCCACCGCCCGAGTGATGGTGCGGGTGACCGCCGGCGTCGAGGCGCACACCCACGAGTACATCGCCACCGCCCACGAGGACCAGAAGTTCGGCTTCTCGATCACCAGCGGCGACGCCCTCGACGCCGTACGCCGGGTGCACGAGGCCGATGGTCTCGAGCTGCTCGGCCTGCACTCCCACATCGGCAGCCAGATCTTCGACTCGTCCGGGTTCGAGGTGGCCGCGCGTCGCGTGCTGGCGCTGCACGCCCGGGTCTCCGACGAGCTGGGCGTGACGATGCCCGAGATGGACCTCGGCGGCGGCTTCGGCATCGCCTACACGACGCAGGACGACCCTTCCGAGCCCGCTCAGCTGGCGATCGAGATGAGCAAGATCGTCGAACACGAGTGCCGGTCACTCGGTGTCGCCGAGCCACGGCTCTCGATCGAGCCCGGTCGCGCGATCGTCGGCCCGTCGATGTGCACGGTCTACACCGTCGGCACCGTCAAGGCGGTCACCCTCGACGGCGGCGCCGTACGCACCTACGTCAGCGTCGACGGCGGCATGAGCGACAACATCCGCACCGCGCTGTACGACGCCGACTACTCCTGCACGCTCGCCAACCGCGCGTCCGAGGCGCCGCCGGTGCTGTCGCGGGTCGTCGGCAAGCACTGCGAGGCGGGTGACATCATCGTCAAGGACGAGTTCCTGCCGGCCGACCTCGCGCCGGGCGACCTCGTGGCCGTGCCCGGCACGGGTGCCTACTGCCGCTCGATGGCTTCCAACTACAACCACGCGCTCCGACCGCCGGTGATCGCTGTGCGGGACGGCGTCGCGACAGTGGTGCTGAGGCGAGAGACTGAGGACGATTTGTTGGCGACGGACGTGGGTGCTTGA
- a CDS encoding homoserine dehydrogenase: MNEGEKPLRVAVLGCGSVGSQVVRLLTEQADDLAARIGVPVELAGIAVRRLDAQREVEVPDGLLTTDAAGLVTRDDVDLVVEVIGGIEPARSLILSALEHGASVVTANKALLAEDGPTLFEAAEKAGRDLYYEAAVAGAIPILRPLRESLAGDKVTRVLGIVNGTTNFILDKMDTSGAGFAEALEEAQDLGYAEADPTADVEGFDAAAKAAILASLAFHSRVTASDVHREGISEVTAADVQSARDMDSVVKLLAICELKDGAVAVRVHPAMIPLSHPLASVRGAYNAVFVESEAAGQLMFYGPGAGGPPTASAVLGDLVTVARNRLGNTRGPGESAYADRVVLPMGETLTRYHVAIDVDDRAGVLATVANAFADHGVSIQTVRQEGRGADAQLVVVSHQATDAQLAATVEQLRSMDIVREVTSVMRVEGDAE; this comes from the coding sequence ATGAACGAGGGCGAAAAGCCTCTCCGGGTGGCAGTTCTCGGGTGCGGATCGGTGGGCTCCCAGGTCGTGAGGCTGCTCACCGAGCAGGCCGACGACCTGGCCGCGCGCATCGGTGTGCCCGTCGAGCTCGCCGGCATCGCCGTACGACGTCTCGACGCGCAGCGCGAGGTGGAGGTGCCCGACGGGCTGCTCACCACCGACGCCGCCGGCCTCGTGACCCGTGACGACGTCGACCTGGTCGTCGAGGTCATCGGCGGCATCGAGCCAGCGCGCAGCCTGATCCTCAGCGCTCTCGAGCACGGTGCCTCGGTCGTGACGGCTAACAAGGCGCTGCTCGCCGAGGACGGACCGACCCTGTTCGAGGCGGCCGAGAAGGCGGGACGCGACCTCTACTACGAGGCCGCCGTCGCCGGTGCCATCCCGATCCTGCGTCCGCTGCGCGAGAGCCTCGCCGGTGACAAGGTGACCCGGGTGCTCGGCATCGTGAACGGCACCACCAACTTCATCCTCGACAAGATGGACACCTCCGGCGCCGGCTTCGCCGAGGCGCTCGAGGAGGCCCAGGACCTCGGTTATGCCGAGGCCGACCCGACCGCCGACGTCGAGGGTTTCGACGCCGCAGCGAAGGCCGCGATCCTCGCCAGCCTCGCCTTCCACTCCCGAGTGACCGCCTCCGACGTGCACCGCGAGGGCATCTCAGAGGTCACCGCTGCCGACGTGCAGTCGGCCCGCGACATGGACAGCGTCGTCAAGCTGCTCGCGATCTGTGAGCTCAAGGACGGCGCCGTCGCGGTCCGCGTGCACCCGGCGATGATCCCGCTCAGCCACCCGCTCGCCTCGGTGCGCGGCGCCTACAACGCGGTGTTCGTCGAGTCGGAGGCCGCCGGCCAGCTGATGTTCTACGGCCCCGGAGCCGGTGGCCCGCCGACCGCGTCTGCCGTGCTGGGCGACCTCGTCACGGTGGCCCGCAACCGGCTCGGCAACACCCGCGGTCCCGGCGAGTCGGCGTACGCCGACCGGGTCGTGCTGCCGATGGGGGAGACACTCACCCGCTACCACGTGGCCATCGACGTCGACGACCGCGCGGGCGTGCTCGCCACGGTGGCCAACGCGTTCGCCGACCACGGTGTCTCGATCCAGACCGTGCGCCAGGAAGGGCGCGGCGCCGACGCCCAGCTCGTCGTCGTGTCCCACCAGGCCACGGATGCCCAGCTCGCCGCCACCGTCGAGCAGCTGCGCTCGATGGACATCGTGCGCGAGGTGACCTCGGTGATGCGCGTCGAGGGAGACGCCGAATGA
- the thrC gene encoding threonine synthase, whose protein sequence is MSGRTHQWRGVIEEYRDLLDIPKDVEAITLREGGTPLVHSGWLSAQAQAQVWLKVEGDNPTGSFKDRGMTAAISVAKHEGAAAVVCASTGNTSASMAAYAAKAGLKPLVLVPEGKIAAGKMAQAIMHGAQVIMVRGNFDNCLTLARQLAWNYPVALVNSVNPVRLQGQKTASFEIVDFLGDAPDHHLLPVGNAGNISAYWMGYEEYAALGRSTKKPRMLGFQAEGAAPLVTGEPFPDPETKATAIRVGNPASWKLAEAAAAESGGGFTALSDGQILSAQAELARRDGVFVEPASAAGVAGLLAAIAAGESFAGSTVVITVTGHGLKDTATALEGTGDLVDVVVDADVDAAAAAAGLT, encoded by the coding sequence ATGAGCGGCCGCACCCACCAGTGGCGGGGCGTCATCGAGGAGTACCGCGACCTCCTCGACATCCCCAAGGACGTCGAGGCCATCACCCTGCGCGAGGGCGGTACCCCGCTCGTGCACTCGGGCTGGCTCAGCGCGCAGGCGCAGGCCCAGGTCTGGCTGAAGGTCGAGGGTGACAACCCGACCGGCTCCTTCAAGGACCGCGGCATGACCGCCGCCATCTCGGTCGCGAAGCACGAGGGCGCGGCCGCTGTGGTGTGCGCGTCGACCGGCAACACGTCGGCCTCGATGGCGGCGTACGCCGCGAAGGCCGGCCTCAAGCCGCTCGTGCTAGTGCCGGAGGGCAAGATCGCCGCCGGCAAGATGGCGCAGGCGATCATGCACGGCGCGCAGGTGATCATGGTGCGCGGCAACTTCGACAACTGCCTGACCCTGGCCCGCCAGCTCGCCTGGAACTACCCGGTCGCGCTCGTCAACTCCGTCAACCCGGTGCGCCTGCAAGGGCAGAAGACGGCGTCGTTCGAGATCGTCGACTTCCTCGGCGACGCCCCCGACCACCACCTGCTCCCGGTCGGCAACGCCGGCAACATCTCGGCCTACTGGATGGGTTACGAGGAGTACGCCGCGCTCGGCCGCTCGACGAAGAAGCCGAGGATGCTGGGCTTCCAGGCCGAGGGTGCGGCGCCGCTCGTCACGGGTGAGCCGTTCCCCGATCCCGAGACCAAGGCCACCGCCATCCGCGTCGGCAACCCCGCTTCGTGGAAGCTCGCCGAGGCCGCCGCTGCCGAGTCGGGTGGCGGGTTCACCGCCCTCTCCGACGGTCAGATCCTGTCGGCCCAGGCCGAGCTCGCGCGGCGCGACGGCGTCTTCGTCGAGCCGGCATCGGCGGCCGGCGTCGCCGGCCTCCTGGCTGCGATCGCGGCGGGGGAGTCGTTCGCGGGCTCGACCGTCGTGATCACCGTGACGGGCCACGGTCTCAAGGACACGGCCACTGCCCTCGAAGGCACCGGCGACCTCGTCGACGTGGTGGTCGACGCCGATGTCGACGCTGCTGCGGCCGCCGCCGGCCTGACTTAG
- the thrB gene encoding homoserine kinase: MVSFVDDAVTVTVPATSANLGPGFDSLGLALSMRDELTASIAPSGLAITVDGAGADDVPRDETHLVVRAMRAAFAAMGADPPGLVLSCHNVIPHSRGLGSSSAAIVAGLALARGLVAGGSLLLDDDALFRLAADLEGHPDNVAPALFGGFTISGCEEGEFFTVASSVDPRVTTVVFVPPTPVATSVARGLLPDVVPHADAATNSGRTALLVAALAGRPELLLRATCDHLHQSYRAPAMPESLALVDALRADGVPAVVSGAGPTVLAFTDAGSVAVLRSRCPEGWVVHHLAVESRGVVVG, translated from the coding sequence ATGGTCTCCTTCGTCGACGACGCCGTCACTGTGACGGTGCCGGCCACCTCGGCCAACCTCGGCCCCGGCTTCGACTCGCTCGGGCTGGCGCTGTCGATGCGCGACGAGCTGACGGCGTCCATCGCGCCGAGCGGACTGGCCATCACCGTCGATGGTGCCGGTGCCGACGACGTGCCTCGCGACGAGACCCACCTGGTGGTGCGCGCCATGCGCGCCGCCTTCGCCGCGATGGGCGCGGATCCGCCGGGCCTGGTGCTGAGCTGCCACAACGTCATCCCGCACAGCCGCGGGCTCGGCTCGTCGTCGGCGGCGATCGTTGCCGGCCTGGCGCTGGCACGTGGGCTGGTGGCCGGTGGTTCGCTGCTGCTCGACGATGACGCGCTCTTCCGGCTCGCCGCCGACCTCGAGGGACACCCCGACAACGTCGCGCCGGCGCTGTTCGGTGGCTTCACGATCTCCGGTTGCGAGGAGGGCGAGTTCTTCACGGTCGCGTCCTCGGTCGACCCTCGCGTGACGACGGTGGTCTTCGTGCCACCGACCCCGGTGGCGACGTCGGTCGCGCGCGGGCTGCTGCCAGACGTCGTACCGCACGCGGATGCGGCGACCAACTCCGGTCGTACGGCGCTGCTCGTCGCCGCGCTCGCCGGGCGGCCGGAACTCCTCCTGCGCGCGACGTGCGACCACCTCCACCAGTCCTACCGGGCCCCGGCGATGCCGGAGTCGCTCGCCCTCGTAGATGCGCTGCGTGCCGACGGGGTGCCCGCCGTCGTGTCGGGGGCCGGACCGACGGTGCTGGCGTTCACCGACGCCGGCTCGGTCGCTGTGCTCCGGTCCCGATGCCCGGAAGGGTGGGTGGTCCACCACCTTGCCGTCGAGTCCAGGGGTGTGGTCGTCGGCTGA
- the rho gene encoding transcription termination factor Rho: MTETIESVPAPEASASKKRGGGLNSLLLADLKSMAGGMGISGVSSMKKAQLVDAIKAAQAGGRNGKQAEQKQTAPEKQVERKQVERKQKAAEKPVEKPVEKPAEKPAEKPVEKPVEKPAETSGGASQDQQDRQQGRERDRGQSGNQNENRNDRAERVERTDRVERTERVERTERNDRVENRADNNRNDTRTDNRADLREEEGGSRRNRRRRGRDRDRPQGNDRPQGNDRPQGNERERSQGAPIGRSNRNEPDTTILEDDVLVPAAGILDVLDNYAFVRTSGYLPGTDDVYVSLSMVRKFGLRRGDAVLGQVRQPREGERKEKFNPMVRIDSVNGAEPESMKDRPDFSKFTPLHASERLRLETEQTNLIGRVIDIAAPIGKGQRGLIVSPPKAGKTMVLQSIANSISANNPECHLMIVLVDERPEEVTDFQRTVKGEVIASTFDRPASDHTMVAELAIERAKRLVELGHDVVVLLDSITRLGRAYNLAAPASGRILSGGVDSSALYPPKKFFGAARNIENGGSLTILATALIETGSKMDEVIFEEFKGTGNMELRLRREFADKRIFPAIDAVQSGTRREELLMSKEEIAIVWKLRRVLSGLDGQQALELLLERLKKSQTNIEFLMQVQKTTPSVTGKGD; this comes from the coding sequence GTGACAGAAACCATCGAATCCGTCCCCGCGCCCGAGGCCAGTGCCTCGAAGAAGCGCGGCGGGGGCCTCAACTCCCTCCTGCTCGCCGACCTGAAGTCGATGGCCGGCGGCATGGGAATCTCCGGCGTCTCCTCCATGAAGAAGGCCCAGCTGGTCGACGCCATCAAGGCGGCCCAGGCCGGTGGCCGGAACGGCAAGCAGGCCGAGCAGAAGCAGACGGCACCCGAGAAGCAGGTCGAGCGGAAGCAGGTCGAGCGGAAGCAGAAGGCCGCCGAGAAGCCGGTCGAGAAGCCGGTTGAGAAGCCGGCCGAGAAGCCGGCCGAGAAGCCGGTTGAGAAGCCGGTTGAGAAGCCGGCCGAGACCTCGGGCGGGGCGAGCCAGGACCAGCAGGACCGCCAGCAGGGCCGCGAGCGCGACCGCGGTCAGAGCGGCAACCAGAACGAGAACCGCAACGACCGCGCCGAGCGGGTCGAGCGCACCGACCGGGTCGAGCGCACCGAGCGGGTCGAGCGCACCGAGCGGAACGACCGCGTCGAGAACCGCGCCGACAACAACCGCAATGACACGCGGACCGACAACCGCGCGGACCTTCGTGAAGAGGAAGGCGGCAGCCGCCGCAACCGTCGCCGTCGTGGCCGGGACCGGGACCGTCCCCAGGGCAACGACCGTCCGCAGGGCAACGACCGTCCGCAGGGCAACGAGCGCGAGCGCAGCCAGGGTGCGCCGATCGGTCGGAGCAACCGCAACGAGCCCGACACCACGATCCTCGAGGACGACGTGCTGGTGCCCGCAGCCGGCATCCTCGACGTACTCGACAACTACGCCTTCGTCCGCACCAGCGGCTACCTGCCCGGCACCGACGACGTCTATGTCTCGCTGTCGATGGTCCGCAAGTTCGGTCTGCGCCGCGGGGACGCCGTGCTCGGCCAGGTGCGCCAGCCCCGTGAGGGCGAGCGCAAGGAGAAGTTCAACCCGATGGTGCGCATCGACAGCGTCAACGGTGCCGAGCCGGAGTCGATGAAGGACCGGCCCGACTTCTCCAAGTTCACCCCGCTGCACGCCAGCGAGCGGCTGCGCCTCGAGACCGAGCAGACCAACCTGATCGGTCGCGTCATCGACATCGCCGCGCCCATCGGCAAGGGCCAGCGCGGTCTCATCGTCTCCCCGCCGAAGGCCGGCAAGACGATGGTCCTGCAGTCGATCGCCAACTCGATCAGCGCCAACAACCCCGAGTGCCACCTGATGATCGTGCTCGTCGACGAGCGGCCCGAAGAGGTCACCGACTTCCAGCGCACGGTCAAGGGCGAGGTCATCGCCTCGACGTTCGACCGCCCCGCCAGCGACCACACCATGGTCGCCGAGCTGGCCATCGAGCGGGCCAAGCGCCTCGTCGAGCTCGGCCACGACGTCGTCGTGCTGCTGGACTCGATCACCCGGCTCGGCCGCGCCTACAACCTCGCTGCTCCGGCGAGCGGGCGCATCCTCTCCGGTGGTGTCGACTCGTCCGCGCTCTACCCGCCGAAGAAGTTCTTCGGCGCCGCGCGCAACATCGAGAACGGCGGCTCGCTCACGATCCTGGCCACGGCCCTGATCGAGACCGGCTCCAAGATGGACGAGGTCATCTTCGAGGAGTTCAAGGGCACCGGGAACATGGAGCTGCGCCTGCGCCGCGAGTTCGCCGACAAGCGGATCTTCCCGGCCATCGACGCGGTCCAGTCCGGCACCCGCCGCGAGGAGCTGCTGATGAGCAAGGAGGAGATCGCGATCGTGTGGAAGCTGCGACGCGTGCTCTCCGGCCTCGACGGACAGCAGGCCCTGGAGCTGCTGCTGGAGCGGCTGAAGAAGTCGCAGACCAACATCGAGTTCCTCATGCAGGTCCAGAAGACCACGCCTTCGGTGACCGGGAAGGGCGACTGA
- a CDS encoding response regulator: MARIVVADDDVDIRELVEFKLSTLGHDIVAVADGAAAIEACQAQRPDLAVLDVMMPGMSGLEAVRVIRNDPALADLPVILLTARAQETDVETGFESGADDYITKPFSPRELATRVQNLLSRT; the protein is encoded by the coding sequence ATGGCCCGGATTGTGGTAGCCGACGACGACGTCGACATCAGGGAACTGGTGGAGTTCAAGTTGTCGACACTGGGTCACGACATCGTGGCGGTCGCCGATGGTGCAGCCGCCATCGAGGCGTGCCAGGCGCAGCGCCCCGACCTGGCGGTGCTCGACGTGATGATGCCCGGGATGTCCGGTCTCGAGGCCGTGCGGGTCATCCGCAACGACCCCGCGCTCGCCGACCTCCCGGTGATCCTGCTGACCGCAAGGGCACAGGAGACCGACGTCGAGACCGGCTTCGAGTCCGGCGCGGACGACTACATCACCAAGCCGTTCAGCCCGCGCGAGCTCGCCACCCGGGTCCAGAACCTCCTGTCTCGTACCTGA
- a CDS encoding CHASE3 domain-containing protein — protein sequence MTDVRPVARLLRPLTTTLLVLFLLMAGIGIAGLLAVDRAFAELTRSIEPAADASRALMADMVNMETGVRAYAQSGLSSGLRPYRAAQDTYTENRRTLGDFAESDAELLAAVRIQDDAVRAWLNDYAVPRISSPGGPGTYNPERFARGTRRFDELRAANAAVDDVFAVRVEDAASRADWWLRGTLGVLALLAVSAVAAITRVRTRVIAELQEPLVELERVVQALAANDFGVRADLDRGPTSCARSPGRSTGSPRSTSAAGRSSSTSPTRCGCSTPPRATSSPT from the coding sequence ATGACCGACGTGCGACCCGTGGCGCGCCTCCTGCGACCGCTGACGACGACGTTGCTGGTGCTGTTCCTGCTCATGGCCGGGATCGGCATCGCCGGCCTGCTCGCCGTCGACCGGGCCTTCGCTGAGCTGACGCGGAGCATCGAGCCGGCCGCCGATGCCAGCCGCGCGCTGATGGCTGACATGGTCAACATGGAGACCGGCGTCCGCGCCTACGCGCAGAGCGGGTTGTCGTCCGGATTGCGGCCCTACCGCGCTGCGCAGGACACCTACACCGAGAACCGCCGCACCTTGGGGGACTTTGCCGAGTCCGACGCCGAACTGCTCGCCGCGGTCCGCATCCAGGACGATGCCGTCCGCGCGTGGCTCAACGACTACGCCGTGCCGCGCATCTCCAGTCCCGGTGGTCCGGGCACCTACAACCCCGAGCGGTTTGCCCGCGGCACCCGCAGGTTCGACGAGCTGCGAGCTGCCAACGCGGCCGTGGACGACGTCTTCGCGGTGCGCGTCGAGGACGCGGCGAGCCGGGCCGACTGGTGGCTCCGCGGCACCCTGGGTGTGCTCGCCCTGCTCGCCGTGTCGGCCGTGGCTGCCATCACCCGGGTGCGCACGCGCGTCATTGCAGAGCTGCAGGAGCCGCTCGTGGAGCTCGAGCGCGTCGTACAGGCACTCGCCGCCAACGACTTCGGGGTCCGCGCCGACCTCGATCGCGGCCCGACGAGCTGCGCGCGGTCGCCCGGTCGTTCAACGGGCTCGCCGAGGTCAACGAGCGCGGCCGGGCGGTCGAGCAGCACATCACCGACGAGATGCGGGTGCTCGACACCGCCAAGAGCGACTTCGTCTCCAACGTGA
- a CDS encoding HAMP domain-containing sensor histidine kinase has product MLDTAKSDFVSNVTHELRTPLTTISGYLELLGEEFADGMPDRHQKMYDATRRNVDRLMGLVNDLLTLSRAENRATDLEQVDVLHLVQDCVADLRMTAARRGIGVTLSTGAPGGGTGHHLVLGDEAMLTRVFLNVLSNAVKFSRDDGSVEVIVERSGDEVAVVVRDQGIGIPADDLDKLGGRFFRASNAVTQHVSGTGLGLRIVQTIIAKHGGTMAIESVVDEGTSVTVRLPLQA; this is encoded by the coding sequence GTGCTCGACACCGCCAAGAGCGACTTCGTCTCCAACGTGACCCACGAGCTGCGCACTCCGCTGACGACGATCTCCGGCTACCTCGAGCTCCTCGGCGAGGAGTTCGCGGACGGGATGCCCGACCGCCACCAGAAGATGTACGACGCCACGCGCCGCAACGTCGACAGGCTGATGGGGCTCGTCAACGACCTGCTGACGCTCTCGCGGGCCGAGAACCGGGCTACCGACCTCGAGCAGGTCGACGTACTCCACCTCGTGCAGGACTGCGTGGCCGACCTGCGGATGACCGCCGCACGACGTGGCATCGGCGTCACGCTGTCGACCGGCGCTCCCGGCGGGGGCACGGGCCACCATCTGGTCCTGGGCGACGAGGCGATGTTGACCCGGGTGTTCCTCAACGTGCTCAGCAACGCGGTGAAGTTCAGTCGCGACGATGGATCGGTCGAGGTGATCGTCGAGCGATCCGGTGACGAGGTCGCGGTGGTCGTCCGCGACCAGGGCATCGGCATCCCGGCCGACGACCTCGACAAGCTCGGCGGACGCTTCTTCCGGGCCTCGAACGCTGTTACCCAGCACGTCTCCGGCACCGGCCTGGGGCTGCGGATCGTGCAGACGATCATCGCCAAGCACGGCGGCACGATGGCCATCGAGTCGGTCGTCGACGAGGGGACGTCGGTCACGGTGCGCTTGCCGCTCCAGGCGTGA
- the rpmE gene encoding 50S ribosomal protein L31 has protein sequence MQKDIHPEYVETAVTCTCGAAFTTRSTATSGTLRADVCSQCHPFYTGKQKILDTGGRVARFEARYAKKTADK, from the coding sequence ATGCAGAAGGACATCCACCCGGAGTACGTCGAGACCGCGGTCACCTGCACCTGCGGCGCGGCGTTCACCACCCGCAGCACTGCCACGTCCGGCACGCTTCGCGCCGACGTCTGCTCGCAGTGCCACCCGTTCTACACCGGCAAGCAGAAGATTCTCGACACCGGCGGCCGCGTGGCCCGCTTCGAGGCTCGCTACGCCAAGAAGACTGCCGACAAGTAG